The genomic region GTCGCACGACGGTTCCAAAATTATTTATGTGAGCAAAAAGAAAGCCGGCACCGCGTATGCTATCAGTACGAATACCGATTTGTACGAATATGATATCGCATCCAAAACGACTCGCAACCTAACGGAAAACAATCCGGGATATGATACACATCCTACTTTATCGCCTATGGGTGACCTAAGCTGGTTGCAAATGAAACGCGACGGATATGAGGCCGACAAAAATGATATCATCGTACGTCATAAAGGAATTGATATTAATCTAACCGCTGCATGGGACGGAACGGTAGACAGTTTCAAATGGAGTGCCGATGGTAAAAAAGTATATTTTATTGCCGCTGTAGACGGAACTCGCCAGTTATTTGAAGTGAACTTCCCGGGTCTGACTAAAATTGCCGTACGTGTTACGCAAATTACCAATGGTGATTTTGACGTTACCGAATTGATCGGTATCAACGGGAATACAGCTATCGTAACCCGTACCGATATGAATCATGCGCCGGAAATTTATGCGTACGATCTTAAGAAAAAAGGCTGGAAACAATTAACCACCGTAAACAACGAAAGTTACGATAAGCTAACTTTAAGTAAAACCGAAAGACGGTATGTAACGACTACCGACGGTAAGAAAATGTTGGTTTGGGTGATCCTTCCTCCCAATTTCGACAAAAACAAAAAATATCCTACCTTATTATATTGTCAGGGTGGACCACAATCGGCGTTAACACAAAGTTATTCGTTCCGTTGGAATTTCTCACTGATGGCTTCTCAGGGTTACATCATCGTAGCGCCAAACCGTCGCGGTATGCCAGGTCATGGTGTTGAATGGAACGAACAAATCAGCAAAGACTGGGGCGGACAAGTAATGGCCGATTACCTATCGGCTATTGACGATGTGGCTAAAGAATCCTATGTAGACAAAACCCGATTGGGTGCTGTTGGTGCCAGTTATGGCGGATACTCGGTATTTTACCTGGCCGGAATTCACAAAAACCGTTTTAAAACGTTTATATCCCACTGTGGTGTGTACAATCTTGAAAGTATGTACGGAACTACCGAGGAAGTATTCTTTAACAACTGGGATCACGGTGGTGCGTATTGGGAAACCAATAATTCTGTCGCTCAGAAAGCCTATACACAATTTAACCCTATAAAATTGGTTAACAACTGGAATACTCCTATCCTGATTATTCAGGGCGGAAAAGACTACCGTGTTCCAATCGGACAAGGACAGGAAGCTTTCCAGGCGGCACAGCTAAAAGGAATCAAAAGTCGTTTTATGCTTTTCCCGGAAGAAAATCACTGGGTTACCAAACCACAAAACGCGCTGGTGTGGCAACGTGAATTTTTCAAGTGGTTAAACGAAACCTTATAATTTGTAGAAAACCGGAGCAATGCTCCGGTTTTTTTATGCTACTAAGTTCCCACCGGACGACTCAAGTCCGAATGAAACATTCTTTTGTATTTTCTACAGCAAAAGGCAGTTTCCGATAAATTATATCATACGCTTTCTTTTTGTATTTTTTAAAAATGCAGCAATTCATATTTTTTTTATATATTTACAATCAACCGGTTATATTTCCTCTTCGACCGGAACACATCTCCTGTATTCCCCTTTTTTAACGGCATAATCTCCCGATCCGAAATACTGTTTTGCTCCCAAAGCATTTAAACACTATACATTAATTTAATATTTATGCCATGCGATCCTGTTCTGAATCCATTTATCGTATTAAAGTTACAAATGCAGAAAAACTGCTTATTTTATTAAAAGAAAACAGCCTATATCTGCCTGAAAATTGTAAGGCGTTAATTTCTGAACTGGAAACAACCATTACCATTATTAAAACACAGAATACGGCCGTCCATCTAAAAAAACAACTGTATTCTGATGCAGTGGAAAATCTGAAACGAATCTTTATTAAAAGAGACGATGCCATTCGCAAACGCCTGTCCGGTATAGGAGTCTTTATTAAGAAATGTTTTGGAAAAACCTCCCGCGAAGCACTCTCAATTTCAGATTCTATATCCCAGATACGAGGCGCTAACAGAATTCACAATGTTGGCAACAGCAGTATTGAAAACAACATTAACCAGGCCTATCTTTCTTATACCTCACAGATTCAGTTGTTTTCATCCGTGATTACTTCACTTGAAAATCTTAAAAACACATATACTCCTTTTGATGAAACCTTATCCATATTGGCCTTAAAAGCGATAAAAAAAGAAGCCACCCAGGCCAATGATACCGTAATCACAATCTATTCCGAATACTTACTACTTAAAAATAGCAGGGCAAAAGCCTGTACCCGATTATCCGAACTCACTCAGGAAATCAAATCTATGGCTAAAGCGACCTCCACTATCCGGAAAACCGAATTCCGGCTAATTAAGAATCTAAAAATATAAGCCTTTCCAACCTCCCCTTTTTATTTCCTATCCTTTTTTAATCGATTGCTTCCTCAATTTCCCCTGTTAATAAATTAGATCCGTAAGAAAAGCTTTTTCACTAAGGTTACCAAAAACATAAATATGTGTTAAAATTTGGTTTCCAGTGTAACAACATCCTAATTTCGGACTCAAATTAATTGAAATCAAAAAAATTAAATTATGTACAATTTTTCTATTAAACCAGTTGTAATAGCTTCGGCTTTACTAATGGGTTTAAGTTCCGGATTCGCACAGGACAACTTAGTAAATGCGTTAAAGAATAATGCGAGTTCAAACAGTAAAGAGTCGTTCAAATTCACCGATGTTATCAACCTGGAAAATACGTCTATCAAAAACCAGGGTTCATCCGGAACCTGTTGGAGCTATTCAGCCAACTCGTTTATCGAGTCGGAAATGATCCGTATGGGAAAACAACCCGTTGAATTATCTCAGATTTTCTCTGCCCGTAACGCTTATGTAGAAAAAGGAAAAATGTATGTTCGCATGCATGGTGCCGTTACCTTAGGCGATGGTGGTGCTTTCCACGATGTTATGAATATGTACCGCAAATATGGTGCTGTTCCGCAAACGGTTTATACCGGATTAAACTACGGAACCGATAAAAATAAATTTGCCGAAATGAGTGGTGTAATGGAAGGCGTATTGGCCGCTGTGGTTAAAAATCCAAATGGAGAGTTAACCCCAAACTGGGAAAAAGCCTATACTGCTGTTATTGACGCTTACTTAGGTCAGGTTCCGACTTCTTTTGATTATAAAGGAAAAAAATACACGCCGCAATCGTTTGCTAAAGAAGTCGTGGGAATTAACCCGGACGATTATGTGGAAATTTCTTCCCTACAGGAATACCCATATTATTCCAAATTCACTTTATTAGTACCGGATAACTGGGCTTTCGATCAGGTATATAACGTCAAAATGGATGAGTTAACAGAAATCATCGACAATGCTGTAAAAAAAGGATATACCGTAGCCTGGGCGGGTGACGTTAGCGAAAAAGGATTTAGCTGGAAAAATGGTGTAGCCTTTATTCCGGAGAAAAACTTTGCGGATATGACTCCGGAAGAAAAAGCGGATATGTTTAACGGTCCGAAACCGGAAATGAAAATCACGGAAGAATTGCGTCAGAAAGCATTTGACAATTATACCACTACCGATGATCACGGAATGCATATCGTGGGAATTTCTAAAGATCAGAACGGTAAAGAATACTATATCGTGAAAAACTCATGGGGTCTTTCCAATGATTACAAAGGCTATTTGTATATGACGAAAGATTTCGTAAAATACAAAACTACCGACATCATGGTTCATAAAGGAGCGATTCCATCGGCCATTGCTAAAAAGCTAAAATTATAATATACCTCAATTACCTTACTATCATCAATCAAAATCAAGTCCCGAAGCAATCGCTCCGGGATTTTTTTATGGCATACTATTTACACGAAAATACAGTTTATATTTATAAAAACGAATTGCTATGCCATTGAAGAAATATCTACTGAATTTTCTGTTTATTTATTTTATTTTCCACCTGTTCAGTTTCCTATTTGCACTGGTACTAAATCCTTTGGTATTCTGGTCGGCCAAAAATCTCTTCCATATTGGCTATGCATTTGAAGCCAGTGGCCACGGAAGTGGCGATAACACCTATGCCTACATCACTGTGCTTTGGAACCTCTGTCTTAGTTTGATTCTGGCGCTACCGGTAACCATGCAGCTCAGTCAGCTGAACAATAAAAATACTTATACCACCCTACGCTACCTTTTTCAGGTAACCCTCCGACTGTATCTCGCGTTTTATATGTTGGTTTACGGATTTAGCAAAGTATTCCCCTTTCAGTTTCCTCCTATTTTATATTTCCGACTGGCACAACCTTACGGCGAATCGTCGCCCATGGGACTCGCATGGACCTTTATGCAGTTTTCGCCTTATTACACGGCTTTTGCCGGCTTCGCCGAAGTGATTGGAGGTCTTTTACTATTAAACCGAAAAACAGTCACATTAGGAACGGTAATCCTCACCGGAGTACTGTCCAATATTGTCATGATGAATTTTTGTTATGACATTCCGGTTAAACTCAGCTCCATGCACATGCTATTAGCCGCATTGATTCTTTTATATTACGAACGCTGCCGATTGCTGCATTTCTTTATTCTCGACAAAGCCGTACCGCAAAAAGAGCACATTATCTATTTGGGCGATGCCCGATCGGAAAAAGTATTGCACTATATCAAGACGGGTTTTAAACTACTTTTATCTGTCGGGATCTTTTCGGCTTTTCTAATCGCCTATCTGAAAATGCATCATCAGAATTCCGGCAATCCACCACTATATGGTTTTTATGAAGTAACGGATTCGGAAAACAATTCCGGCTATCTGCATTTTGTTTTCGAAACCCGCGATGGAGCAGCTATCCGCTATACCAATAACCGGGAAGTTAAGTTTACCTCCACTATCGATACGGTAGCCCGATACGTTATATTACGCGAAATAACCGACAACGACAAAACGGTTCCCAAAGCGGAGTATTTCCGCTATGAAAAAACCAAAGACGGTTTGCTATTTAAAACCGCCGATTCGGTAAAAATACAGTTAAAACACAAAACCAAAGCCGATTTTCTACTTACCGGACGTGGGTTTCACTGGATTAACGAAGAACCGTTTAACCGATAGACTATCCCATAAGACACACGGTGTAGTGTAACTAAAAAGAAAAACCGCACTA from Flavobacterium sp. WV_118_3 harbors:
- a CDS encoding S9 family peptidase, translating into MKKLLILTLGMMGLTSTAQETLNPDILWKLGRLSPIGISKDGKNIVYKVATPSIDENKLNSKYYILPVNGGIPTEVPDVKNLVADKNVSPDGKYILSHKEVKVAKVLGKDFYPELKKSEAQIYDGLDYRHWDTWNDGSHNHVFYAENTDKARAIDIMKDEPFDAPQKPFGGDEDYIWSHDGSKIIYVSKKKAGTAYAISTNTDLYEYDIASKTTRNLTENNPGYDTHPTLSPMGDLSWLQMKRDGYEADKNDIIVRHKGIDINLTAAWDGTVDSFKWSADGKKVYFIAAVDGTRQLFEVNFPGLTKIAVRVTQITNGDFDVTELIGINGNTAIVTRTDMNHAPEIYAYDLKKKGWKQLTTVNNESYDKLTLSKTERRYVTTTDGKKMLVWVILPPNFDKNKKYPTLLYCQGGPQSALTQSYSFRWNFSLMASQGYIIVAPNRRGMPGHGVEWNEQISKDWGGQVMADYLSAIDDVAKESYVDKTRLGAVGASYGGYSVFYLAGIHKNRFKTFISHCGVYNLESMYGTTEEVFFNNWDHGGAYWETNNSVAQKAYTQFNPIKLVNNWNTPILIIQGGKDYRVPIGQGQEAFQAAQLKGIKSRFMLFPEENHWVTKPQNALVWQREFFKWLNETL
- a CDS encoding C1 family peptidase, producing MYNFSIKPVVIASALLMGLSSGFAQDNLVNALKNNASSNSKESFKFTDVINLENTSIKNQGSSGTCWSYSANSFIESEMIRMGKQPVELSQIFSARNAYVEKGKMYVRMHGAVTLGDGGAFHDVMNMYRKYGAVPQTVYTGLNYGTDKNKFAEMSGVMEGVLAAVVKNPNGELTPNWEKAYTAVIDAYLGQVPTSFDYKGKKYTPQSFAKEVVGINPDDYVEISSLQEYPYYSKFTLLVPDNWAFDQVYNVKMDELTEIIDNAVKKGYTVAWAGDVSEKGFSWKNGVAFIPEKNFADMTPEEKADMFNGPKPEMKITEELRQKAFDNYTTTDDHGMHIVGISKDQNGKEYYIVKNSWGLSNDYKGYLYMTKDFVKYKTTDIMVHKGAIPSAIAKKLKL